In Rutidosis leptorrhynchoides isolate AG116_Rl617_1_P2 chromosome 2, CSIRO_AGI_Rlap_v1, whole genome shotgun sequence, one genomic interval encodes:
- the LOC139891273 gene encoding zinc transporter 1-like — protein MTNYSNKHTINLLLLLLSALPTMVAPYCKVDANNNDSENKQESLKYKLFAILTILFAGGFGVSIPQLGKKIQALNPDNDIFFMIKAFAAGVILATGFIHILPDAFQLLTSPCLDHNPWGKFPFAGFVAMMCAIGALMVDTFATSFYTKMHFNKLKAQQVVDVESHSADVVDDHDGHVHVHSHATDGHSHGSVVLSHDSQLTRHRIISQVLEVGIIVHSVIIGVSLGTSQSISTIKSLLAALSFHQFFEGMGLGGCISQAKYKSVATTMMAIFFSLTTPIGISIGIGISSTYRKDNTTSLIVEGILNSGSAGILIYMALVDLLAADFMNPRMQSNLRLQLGANVSLLLGAGCMSFLAIWA, from the exons ATGACAAACTATTCCAACAAACACACCATCAACCTACTGTTGCTTTTACTTTCTGCCCTGCCTACCATGGTAGCACCATATTGCAAGGTGGACGCTAACAACAACGATAGCGAAAATAAACAAGAGTCGCTTAAATACAAATTATTCGCTATTCTTACCATCCTTTTCGCTGGGGGATTTGGTGTCAGCATCCCCCAGCTTGGTAAAAAGATACAAGCTTTAAACCCTGATAACGACATATTTTTCATGATCAAAGCGTTTGCAGCAGGCGTGATCTTAGCTACTGGTTTTATACATATTTTACCTGATGCTTTTCAGCTTTTAACTTCACCTTGTCTTGATCATAACCCATGGGGTAAGTTCCCATTTGCTGGTTTTGTTGCTATGATGTGTGCTATTGGTGCTCTTATGGTGGACACCTTTGCGACTAGCTTTTATACGAAAATGCATTTCAACAAGTTAAAGGCACAACAAGTGGTGGATGTGGAGAGTCATAGTGCAGACGTCGTTGATGATCATGATGGTCATGTTCATGTCCATTCTCATGCTACTGATGGCCATTCTCATGGCTCTGTTGTATTGTCTCATGACTCACAACTCACCAGGCACCGTATCATATCTCAA GTATTGGAGGTGGGAATAATTGTTCATTCAGTGATAATCGGAGTCTCGTTAGGAACGTCCCAAAGTATTTCTACCATAAAGTCTCTACTTGCAGCCTTGTCCTTTCATCAGTTCTTTGAAGGCATGGGACTTGGTGGGTGCATTTCGCAG GCAAAATATAAATCAGTGGCAACAACAATGATGGCCATCTTTTTTTCGCTGACGACACCAATAGGAATATCAATAGGAATTGGAATATCAAGTACTTATAGAAAAGACAACACTACATCATTGATAGTGGAAGGAATATTGAACTCTGGTTCAGCTGGGATCTTAATTTACATGGCACTGGTTGATCTGCTGGCTGCAGATTTTATGAACCCACGGATGCAAAGCAATTTAAGGCTTCAGTTAGGTGCAAATGTGTCACTTCTTCTAGGTGCAGGATGCATGTCCTTTTTGGCTATATGGGCTTAA
- the LOC139891274 gene encoding ALA-interacting subunit 3-like translates to MSNATAPMNSTSAESLDSSVPRRNSKRPKYSRFTQQELPACKPILTPRWVISAFMLVTIVFVPIGLASLFASRDVVEIVKRYDDSCAPWGHSRSDKVRFIQSDANKTCNITFTVYKRMKKPIYVYYQLDNFYQNHRRYVKSRSDQQLRSRSGENEVKDCKPEDKSLNGSSIVPCGLVAWSMFNDTFTFTANKNQQLPVIKKGISWKSDRDHKFGKDVFPKNFQNGTLIGGAHLNESIALSDQEDLIVWMRTAALPTFRKLYGKIDMDLQVGDTILVVLQNNYNTYSFNGKKKFVLSTTSWLGGKNNFIGIAYLSVGGLCFVLAITFTIIYLVKPRRLGDPSYLSWNRNPGGH, encoded by the exons ATGAGTAATGCAACGGCTCCGATGAATTCCACGTCAGCTGAGTCCCTCGATTCATCTGTTCCTAGAAGAAATTCAAAACGACCTAAAT ATTCTAGGTTTACGCAGCAGGAATTACCAGCCTGTAAACCAATTCTGACCCCAAGATGG GTGATTTCAGCATTCATGCTTGTGACTATAGTATTCGTACCGATTGGACTTGCATCCCTCTTTGCTTCCAGAGAT GTTGTTGAAATTGTTAAACGTTATGACGATAGTTGCGCACCATGGGGACATTCAAGAAGTGATAAGGTCCGGTTTATACAATCGGACGCGAATAAAACCTGCAATATAACCTTTACG GTGTATAAACGTATGAAGAAGCCTATTTATGTGTATTATCAGCTTGATAACTTTTATCAGAATCACAGAAG GTATGTTAAAAGCAGAAGTGATCAGCAATTGAGAAGCCGGAGTGGTGAGAATGAGGTAAAAGATTGTAAGCCTGAAGACAAGTCACTAAATGGCTCGTCGATTGTGCCTTGTGGGCTTGTAGCCTGGAGTATGTTCAACGATACTTTTACCTTCACTGCGAATAAAAATCAGCAATTGCCTGTAATAAAGAAAGGAATTTCATGGAAAAGTGATAGGGATCATAAGTTTGGCAAAGATGTCTTCCCTAAAAATTTCCAAAACGGAACTCTTATTGGTGGTGCCCATCTCAACGAATCCATTGCA CTAAGCGATCAGGAAGATCTTATTGTATGGATGCGGACGGCAGCTCTTCCAACTTTTAGGAAGTTGTATGGGAAGATAGATATGGATCTGCAGGTTGGTGACACGATACTTGTGGTTCTGCAAAATAATTATAATACCTACAGTTTCAATGGCAAGAAGAAATTTGTGCTATCAACAACAAGCTGGCTTGGTGGAAAGAACAATTTCATTGGCATTGCTTATCTTTCTGTTGGTGGTTTGTGCTTCGTACTTGCTATTACCTTCACCATTATATATCTGGTTAAGCCAAG GCGACTTGGAGATCCATCATATTTGTCTTGGAATCGTAATCCTGGTGGTCACTGA